A segment of the Geoglobus ahangari genome:
AGAGGGCAGAGCTTGCTTTTCACGAGGGTGTTCTTGATGAAGGAGTCATCCCATACTGCGCCGCTCTTGCCGCGCAGGAGCATGGAGACGCGAGGAAAGCCCTCGACCTGCTAAGGATAAGCGGAGAGATCGCTGAAGCGAACAACGACAGCGTGGTGACCAAGGAGCACGTCAAGGAGGCAGTCAGGAAGATGGAGTGTGACCACATAATCGAGGCGGTCAAGACCCTCCCCAACCAGAGCAAGCTCGTCCTCTACGCCATGATAGTCCTGCACACGAGCGGAAAGAGGAAGTTCACGACGGGAGAGGTCTACGCGGTTTACAAGTCTCTCTGCAGAAAGATCGGGATGGACGTGCTGACCCAGAGGAGGGTGAGCGACCTCATATCTGAGCTTGACATGCTCGGCATAATAAACTCCATAATAATCTCAAAGGGGAGGTACGGCAGGACGAGGGAGATAAAGCTCGACATCCCCATCGACGCGGTCAGGGAGGTAATTCTGGACGACTACAGGTTTGAGGTGCTTAGGAGGTACGAGGGGGCGTTCGCGAACTCCTCCCTCGACTACTTCGGGTAGCTCTCAATGAATTCATCCAGATCCTCTTTTTTTGGGAAGTTCCTCGCCCCCAGCCTCTGTATGTTGTGGCAGGCCGTGAAGTTCCCCGCTGCAAGGCAGACTTCCAGCCCGTGCCCGGACATCATGGCGTAGAGAAATCCGGCTGCAAACGCATCCCCAGCCCCTGTTGTGTCCACGACCTCACACTCGAGCGCTGGAACCCTTGTTCTCTCACCATTGCGAATCGCCATGCTTCCCTCCTTGCCGAGCGTTATGACCGTTAGCTCAACCATCTGCTCTATCCCTCTGAGCATCTCGTACTCGTCCCTTGAGAGGAAGACGATGTCCGTGTTTTTCAGGAGAGGTGAGAGCGCCTCAAGCCCGAGCTTTGAGTAGGGGTAGCCCGGGTTCAGCACAACAGTCTTCCCGTGCTCCTTTGCCCTCTCAGCTATTGTGATGTGCGCGTTTAGGCTACCCTCGAACGGGAACGGGTCGAGGTAGAAGTACTCACCCCAGCTGTAGTGCTCGTCCCTTAGGTAGGGATAAAACCTCCCGGCTGCATTTGGGAAGACGAAGAACGTCCTCTCTCCATGCCTGTCAACGTACACGTCCACCCTGCCGGTCTCGCACTCCAGAACCTCGAAAACGCACTCAACCCCAGCCCTCTCCATCTCCGTCCTGTAGAACTCTCCGTCCTCGTCATCCCCTATGGTCGAGAAAAATCTGGTTCTGACACCAAAGAGGGACAGGCCGTAGATCACGTTCCCTGCAGCGCCCCCTGCGTGCTTCTCAGACCTCCTCACTATCGCCTGCCCACCTCTCGGGGGAAAATCGTCTATCAGGCATATCCTGTCCACGAGGGCTGGCCCAACGCCGGAGATCATCGCGGAACTCTTGCTTCAGACCTTTAAAACTTTTTATCACCTCACGCTTCTGCCCATCAAAATCCTTATATTTCGAAAGCTTGTCTGAGCAGATACTTTTAAATAACCTTGCTCTCACGCTGAAAAGCTGGCAGTAATGGTGATAGAAGATGAGCAGGATTAGGAGATTGCAGAGGAGGAAGAGCAACCCGAATCTCGTCAGGCTGATAGACGACCTGCTGAAGACATCGGCAGAAAAGGAGGCCAAGGTGTGGAAGGACATCGCAGAGAGGCTTGCGAAGCCACTCAGGAACTACGCTGAGGTGAACGTGGGCAAGCTCGAGAGGTATGCGAGGGAGGACGAGATGGTCATCATTCCCGGCAAGGTGCTCGGAGGCGGAGAGATCAGCAAGGCTCTGACTGTTGCTGCCTGGAGGTTCAGCGAGTCTGCGAGGAGGAAGATAGAGGCCGCTGGTGGCAGGTGCATATCCCTTCACGAGGCTTTAAAGGAAAATCCTGAGGGTAAGAAGGTCAGGATAATGGTGTGAGGTGAACCTTAATGAGCGTTAATGTGGAGAGGGTTCTCAGAACTCTTGGTGATGATTACAGGGTTATAGATGCCTCGGGGCACATTCTCGGCAGGCTTTCCAGCTACATAGCCAAGAGGCTTCTTGAGGGTGAGAGAATAGTGGTGGTGAACGCGGAGAAGGCGATAATCACGGGCAGCCCGGAGAACGTGTTCGAGAGGTACAAGGAGAAGTACGACAGGGGCAGCAAGGAGAAGGGCCCGTACTTCCCGAGGCACCCGGAGAAGATCTTCAAGAGAACCGTCAGGGGGATGCTCCCCTGGAAGAGCAGGAGGGGTAGAGAGGCTTACAGAAGGCTCAGGGTGTTCATGGGCGTGCCCGAGCAGCTCAAGGACAGGGAGTTCGAGAAGGTTGATGTCGCGCTGTATGAGAAGGTTTCAAAAACCGAGAAGTACGTATACCTTGAGGACGTCAGCAGGTATCTGGGCTACGAGGTGAGAGCGTGAAGGTAGTGGTTACGAGCGGAAAGAGGAAGACAGCAATAGCGAGGGCAACTGCAAGGCCCGGAAAGGGCAGGATAAGAATAAACAAGGTTCCTGTGGAGATAATTCAGCCCGAGATGATCAGACTCAAGATAATGGAGCCCATCATGATCGCCAAGGATCTCGTCAATCAGGTTGACATCGATGTCAAGGTTGAGGGCGGCGGAGTGATGGGGCAGGCAGAGGCAGCGAGAACAGCAATCGCAAGGGCTCTGCTCGAGTTCTCTGGAGATCCGGAGCTCAAGAGGGCATTCCTCGAGTACGACAGAACCCTGCTCGTCAACGACGTTAGAAGGAAGGAGCCGAAGAAACAGGGAGGCAGGGGAGCGAGAAAGAGGAGGCAGACCTCATACAGGTGATTTTTTCATGTTTCCCGTAAGATGCTTCACCTGCGGGGCCGTTATAGCCCACAGGTATGAGGAGTACAAGGCCCTCCTCGACGAGGGCAAGACGCCGAAGGAGGCTCTGGACGAGCTTGGGATAAACAGGTACTGCTGCAGGAGGATGTTTCTGACGTACAAGTCCGTGATTAAGGAGTTTGCCAGGTACCATGGGGCCGTGGGGTAGCCTGGTCATCCTGCGGCGTTCGGGACGCCGTGACCCGAGTTCAAATCTCGGCGGCCCCATTTTAAAGGGGTGATGGCGTTTGAAAAAAGTGTTCCCGTTCGAGTACACGAGATTTGAGAAGGCGAGAATTATCGGGGCGAGGGCGCTCCAGATCGCCATGGGCGCCCCCGTCCTTATTGACACTCAGAGTAAAAACCCCCTCGACATAGCAAAGGAGGAGTTTGAGAGGGGCGTCATTCCGATAACCGTTAAGAGGAGGAGCAACGCGTTTGTCTGGCTCAGGAGGTATGACCTCTTCTGAGGTGGTGTCATGATAATCGAGGATGTTCAGTACAGGATAGTCTTCGACAGCAGGGGCAGGGAGACTGTGGAGTGTGAGGTGGTAACTGAGGAAAGCGTAGGCAGGGCGATGGCTCCGAGCGGAGCCTCGACCGGCAGTGAGGAAGCTGTTGCCGTGGATCCATTCAAAATAGAGGAGATCGAGGACAGGGTCTCGAGAGCGCTCATAGGAATCAGCGTCTTCGACCAGAGGGAGGTTGACCGCGCCCTCAGGGAGGAGGACGGGACGGAGAACTTCTCGAGCATAGGCGGAAACTTCGCCATCACGGCAAGCATAGCCACCGCAAAGGCAGCTGCCAACGCCCTCGGCATACCCCTCTTCCAGTACCTCGCTGGCGCGCTCGCGGAAACTCTTCCCTATCCTCTCGGCAACGTCATAGGCGGTGGAGCTCACGCTGAGGGATCCACGAGCATTCAGGAGTTCCTGATAATTCCTGTTGGTGCAGAGTCCTTCTTCGAGGCCCAGTACATCAACACGAGGGTTCACATGCAGCTGAAGAAGATCTTCAAGGAGAGAGGGATTTTCGCTGCCAAGGGTGATGAGGGTGCCTGGGCGGCGCAGATAACAGACGAGCAGGCCTTCGAGATACTCAGCGAGGCCATTTCAAGGGTGGAGGACGAGCACGGAGTTAAGGTGAGGATGGGCGTGGATGTTGCCGCGACCGAGCTCTGGGACGGGGAGCGATACGTCTACAAGGACAGGAAGCTCACGAAGGAGGAGCAGATAAGCTATATAGCCGAGCTGGTGGACAGGTACGAGCTACTCTACGTGGAGGATCCCCTTCAGGAGAACGACTTTGAGGGCTTCGCCGAGCTGACGAAGCAGGTTAGGGCAATGGTGTGCGGGGATGATCTGCTTGTAACAAACGTCAGGAGGATTGAGAGGGCGATAGAGCTCTCGTCCGTCAACACCGTTTTGATAAAGCCGAACCAGATCGGAACGCTCTCCGACACAGCAGATGCGGTCAGGCTGGCCAAGTCGAGGAACTGGGACGTCGTCGTCTCCCACAGGAGCGGGGAGACGGAGGACGAGGGGCTTGCCCATCTTTCAGTGGCGTTCAACGCAACATTAATAAAGACG
Coding sequences within it:
- a CDS encoding carbohydrate kinase family protein; translation: MISGVGPALVDRICLIDDFPPRGGQAIVRRSEKHAGGAAGNVIYGLSLFGVRTRFFSTIGDDEDGEFYRTEMERAGVECVFEVLECETGRVDVYVDRHGERTFFVFPNAAGRFYPYLRDEHYSWGEYFYLDPFPFEGSLNAHITIAERAKEHGKTVVLNPGYPYSKLGLEALSPLLKNTDIVFLSRDEYEMLRGIEQMVELTVITLGKEGSMAIRNGERTRVPALECEVVDTTGAGDAFAAGFLYAMMSGHGLEVCLAAGNFTACHNIQRLGARNFPKKEDLDEFIESYPK
- a CDS encoding 50S ribosomal protein L18e, with amino-acid sequence MSRIRRLQRRKSNPNLVRLIDDLLKTSAEKEAKVWKDIAERLAKPLRNYAEVNVGKLERYAREDEMVIIPGKVLGGGEISKALTVAAWRFSESARRKIEAAGGRCISLHEALKENPEGKKVRIMV
- the rplM gene encoding 50S ribosomal protein L13 — protein: MSVNVERVLRTLGDDYRVIDASGHILGRLSSYIAKRLLEGERIVVVNAEKAIITGSPENVFERYKEKYDRGSKEKGPYFPRHPEKIFKRTVRGMLPWKSRRGREAYRRLRVFMGVPEQLKDREFEKVDVALYEKVSKTEKYVYLEDVSRYLGYEVRA
- a CDS encoding 30S ribosomal protein S9 — protein: MKVVVTSGKRKTAIARATARPGKGRIRINKVPVEIIQPEMIRLKIMEPIMIAKDLVNQVDIDVKVEGGGVMGQAEAARTAIARALLEFSGDPELKRAFLEYDRTLLVNDVRRKEPKKQGGRGARKRRQTSYR
- a CDS encoding DNA-directed RNA polymerase subunit N, whose translation is MFPVRCFTCGAVIAHRYEEYKALLDEGKTPKEALDELGINRYCCRRMFLTYKSVIKEFARYHGAVG
- a CDS encoding DNA-directed RNA polymerase subunit K, producing MFPFEYTRFEKARIIGARALQIAMGAPVLIDTQSKNPLDIAKEEFERGVIPITVKRRSNAFVWLRRYDLF
- the eno gene encoding phosphopyruvate hydratase, with product MIIEDVQYRIVFDSRGRETVECEVVTEESVGRAMAPSGASTGSEEAVAVDPFKIEEIEDRVSRALIGISVFDQREVDRALREEDGTENFSSIGGNFAITASIATAKAAANALGIPLFQYLAGALAETLPYPLGNVIGGGAHAEGSTSIQEFLIIPVGAESFFEAQYINTRVHMQLKKIFKERGIFAAKGDEGAWAAQITDEQAFEILSEAISRVEDEHGVKVRMGVDVAATELWDGERYVYKDRKLTKEEQISYIAELVDRYELLYVEDPLQENDFEGFAELTKQVRAMVCGDDLLVTNVRRIERAIELSSVNTVLIKPNQIGTLSDTADAVRLAKSRNWDVVVSHRSGETEDEGLAHLSVAFNATLIKTGVVGGERIAKLNELIRIEEMIDAKMAEIRW